One Deinococcus fonticola genomic region harbors:
- a CDS encoding NADH-quinone oxidoreductase subunit A has protein sequence MLVASLGIGIIAVIASALLGPKKGSKAKLMPYESGNDPEHGGVGTGQRFPVHFYLVAMLFIVFDIETAFFYPLAAAYQKLPQFAFFEALTFVLLLLVGYYYILKKGVLEWR, from the coding sequence ATGCTCGTCGCGTCGCTGGGGATCGGCATTATTGCCGTGATCGCCAGTGCGCTGCTCGGCCCCAAGAAAGGCAGCAAAGCTAAACTCATGCCGTACGAGAGCGGCAACGACCCCGAGCACGGCGGCGTCGGCACCGGCCAGCGCTTCCCGGTTCACTTCTACCTGGTCGCCATGCTGTTCATCGTGTTCGACATCGAGACCGCCTTCTTCTACCCGCTGGCCGCCGCCTACCAGAAACTCCCGCAGTTCGCTTTCTTCGAGGCGCTGACCTTCGTGCTGCTGCTGCTGGTCGGGTACTACTACATCCTGAAAAAAGGAGTGCTGGAGTGGAGGTAA
- a CDS encoding AbrB/MazE/SpoVT family DNA-binding domain-containing protein, with protein MAQFELEMDKFGRILIPKKLRDALNLRAGSKVTGELDGPHLTLSGPEPRYVISQSASGRPVIQFPNAAPWPEGDDPVRAMRDERTEQLIRGGKLG; from the coding sequence ATGGCGCAGTTTGAACTGGAGATGGACAAATTTGGGCGCATCCTCATTCCCAAAAAACTACGCGACGCGCTGAACCTCAGGGCGGGAAGCAAAGTCACAGGCGAACTTGACGGGCCACACCTCACCCTCAGCGGCCCGGAACCCCGGTACGTGATCTCGCAAAGTGCCAGCGGCAGGCCCGTCATTCAGTTCCCTAACGCGGCTCCCTGGCCTGAGGGGGACGACCCGGTCAGGGCCATGCGAGATGAACGAACCGAGCAGCTGATTCGCGGCGGGAAGCTGGGGTGA
- a CDS encoding NuoB/complex I 20 kDa subunit family protein, with amino-acid sequence MPLKELIEKDWQELESEGVLFSSLEKLVAWGRSNSMWPATFGLACCAIEMMQSTNARNDMARFGSEVFRASPRQADVMIIAGRLSKKMAPVLRRVYDQMPDPKWVISMGACASSGGMFNNYAIVQNTDSVVPVDIFVPGCPPRPEALLYALMQLQKKVRGEAFDELGHQLPMVDAWTR; translated from the coding sequence ATGCCACTGAAGGAACTCATTGAAAAGGACTGGCAGGAACTGGAGTCCGAGGGCGTGCTGTTTTCCAGCCTGGAGAAACTGGTGGCGTGGGGCCGCAGCAACAGCATGTGGCCTGCCACATTCGGGCTGGCGTGCTGCGCCATCGAGATGATGCAGTCCACCAACGCCCGCAACGACATGGCCCGCTTCGGCAGTGAGGTGTTCCGCGCCTCGCCCCGCCAGGCGGACGTGATGATCATCGCCGGTCGCCTCAGCAAGAAGATGGCCCCGGTCTTGCGGCGCGTGTACGATCAGATGCCCGACCCCAAGTGGGTCATCAGCATGGGCGCGTGCGCCTCGTCGGGTGGGATGTTCAACAACTACGCGATTGTGCAGAACACCGACAGTGTGGTGCCGGTGGACATTTTCGTACCGGGCTGCCCCCCGCGCCCTGAGGCGCTGCTGTACGCCCTGATGCAACTCCAGAAGAAGGTACGCGGCGAAGCCTTCGACGAACTGGGACATCAACTCCCGATGGTGGACGCATGGACAAGGTAA
- a CDS encoding type II toxin-antitoxin system VapC family toxin: MTRTLVDTSTLVAALMSHHTAHAWADAHLAEAEQQTVLISTHTLAEVLKVLTTYPREFLPPQIALQVIKETTRQYEKINLDDQDYFAVMQRLADHHLSGSVIFDALIAQAALKAGAEKLLTLNPKDFKRLGKDVAGILVYP; the protein is encoded by the coding sequence GTGACACGAACCCTCGTGGACACCAGCACCCTGGTCGCCGCCCTGATGAGCCACCACACCGCCCACGCCTGGGCCGACGCACACCTGGCCGAGGCCGAACAACAGACGGTGCTGATCAGCACGCACACTCTGGCAGAAGTGCTCAAGGTGCTGACCACGTACCCCAGGGAATTTCTCCCGCCGCAAATCGCATTACAGGTCATCAAAGAAACCACTCGCCAGTACGAGAAGATCAACCTGGACGACCAGGATTACTTCGCGGTCATGCAGCGCCTGGCCGACCACCACCTGAGCGGCAGCGTCATTTTCGACGCCCTGATCGCCCAGGCCGCCCTGAAAGCTGGGGCTGAGAAGCTGCTGACCCTGAACCCCAAAGATTTTAAGAGACTGGGGAAGGATGTGGCAGGAATTCTTGTATACCCGTAA
- a CDS encoding HNH endonuclease yields MARKRPESSWHVEAKPPEVCVLCGREAPNLTDHHLVPKSQGRRQGVKLGEIPTVKMCPACQGYLSKTFSNAELANELNTVEALLAREEVQKFVKWVQKQPLTKGVRVH; encoded by the coding sequence ATGGCCCGGAAACGTCCTGAATCGAGCTGGCATGTAGAAGCGAAGCCCCCTGAGGTGTGCGTGTTGTGCGGGCGGGAAGCCCCGAACCTGACGGATCATCACCTGGTGCCCAAATCGCAGGGGCGGCGGCAGGGCGTCAAGCTGGGCGAGATTCCCACTGTGAAGATGTGCCCGGCCTGCCAGGGTTACCTCTCCAAGACCTTCAGCAATGCCGAGCTGGCGAACGAGCTGAACACCGTGGAGGCGCTGCTGGCCCGCGAGGAAGTGCAGAAGTTCGTCAAATGGGTCCAGAAACAGCCGCTGACGAAAGGGGTACGGGTGCATTGA